From the Glandiceps talaboti chromosome 10, keGlaTala1.1, whole genome shotgun sequence genome, one window contains:
- the LOC144440547 gene encoding serine/threonine-protein phosphatase 1 regulatory subunit 10-like isoform X2, giving the protein MSSNAVDPLQLLKALSPLLGVQGDIKSPQEVVRLVSLMRDAKKLVSRCTYCNILKTTKNKEALDKFVEVGGWNVLNTWLLEAKETNNACMLLEIINILKQLPMTIETLKQNNTAKLIRQISKGEFEDKIKKLASGLVTTWMSLVKTSSGTSDKPEKKKKKKKSHESSNGPKSENESEKKVEKKKTAKITGPAHTKFRSTGLELDAKLPPVKIKKKNDTDGSDKASHLKIPKRIGSDLGKAVQPPEKKSKTVLPSTATTTATTTTTTSSSSSSTSSANTHKESKIKLIPARPKPIHVIHESAGFMDALNAPAAPIRKKVKLKPGTKPSTPTSPTAPKIPGYPSNNGNNGKSSDDSNGEQRPGTPTPEEQVKEEAAKIRFYNAGQTEEQKDKENSETKEEGVSSEGLSYLALKSRKKKSVTWVDDSNLVSVFYFEMDETERVNVNNVRDFRDAAHMEMLREKETMESAKRGIKMKEEHKKEAKNTEFMHWKRILIDLPESMVGIPGSNSMEREIQREREKSVLQEIFFDKASLPDSPHEPDPESIEPTEPKTIPLEDENAMDAGPDEGYHDGAMEQLHHHHQQHQHQQQQLGQPNQSPQQHYVQPQNQQQQSQQTPVQQQDGSNMSSLPPALASLIGQAATTGQTTSPAVPPSVSKDPPSPNTTVKNVQNLLSSIMGSTAGTQRMTQEQMREEDDMTNKLKEILEPFKNQIPLQQGQNVPPNQQPNMGMPPMDPQGNMPPDGMMGPPGMPPMGLPPGAPMPPGGPMPPGMPPGMPPGMPMPMPGSNQGSGLLPIPPGPPPPHMGPGFPDQGPFHGGPPMGPMRGSPRGRGPPRGRGRGDMGFRGRGIFRGRGPPRGRGRGRGKGDRAVCYHFMGSGCRYGEECQFLHPGVNGPPLPE; this is encoded by the exons GTTTGTAGAAGTTGGTGGATGGAATGTTCTAAATACATGGCTACTGGAAGCCAAGGAAACCAACAATGCTTGTATGCTTCTAgaaattatcaatatattaaAACAACTCCCCATGACTATAGAGACACTCAAACAG aaCAACACAGCTAAACTCATTAGGCAAATAAGCAAAGGAGAATTTGAAGACA AAATCAAGAAACTAGCATCAGGTTTGGTGACAACATGGATGAGTCTAGTAAAGACATCAAGTGGTACTTCAG ATAAACcagagaaaaagaagaaaaagaaaaaatctCATGAATCCTCAAATGGCCCAAAATCAGAAAATGAATCGGagaaaaaagttgaaaagaaGAAAACTGCCAAAATAACAGGACCAGCACATACTAAGTTTAGGTCAACTG GTCTTGAACTAGATGCAAAACTTCCACCAGTTAAgattaaaaagaaaaatgacACTGATGGCTCAGATAAAGCATCTCATCTTAAAATTCCTAAGAGGATAGG CTCTGACCTTGGTAAAGCGGTACAACCACCAGAAAAGAAGTCTAAAACAGTTCTTCCATCAACAGCAACTaccacagcaacaacaacaacaacaacatcgtcgtcgtcatcatccaCTTCATCTGCAAATACACATAAAGAGAGTAAAATTAAACTTATACCAGCAAGGCCAAAAC CTATCCATGTCATTCATGAAAGTGCTGGTTTTATGGACGCACTTAATGCACCAGCAGCTCCAATCAGAAAGAAGGTGAAGTTGAAACCAGGCACTAAACCATCAACTCCAACATCACCAACAGCACCCAAG ATTCCAGGCTATCCATCTAACAATGGTAACAATGGCAAATCCAGTGATGACAGTAATGGAGAGCAAAGACCAGGGACACCAACACCAGAG GAGCAAGTCAAGGAAGAAGCAGCTAAAA ttcGTTTTTACAATGCTGGTCAAACTGAGGAACAAAAAGATAAAGAAAATAGTGAGACAAAGGAAGAAGGTGTATCCAGTGAAGGGTTAAGTTATCTTGCATTGAAATCCAGAAAAAAGAAGTCTGTGACATGGGTTGACGACTCTAACCTGGTCAGCGTTTTTTACTTTGAGATGGATGAAACAGAAAGAG ttaatGTGAATAATGTGAGAGATTTCCGGGATGCTGCTCACATGGAAATGTTGAGGGAGAAGGAAACCATGGAGTCAGCCAAGAGAGGAATTAAAATGAAAGAGGAGCACAAGAAGGAAGCTAAAAACACAGAATTCATGCAT TGGAAGAGGATATTAATAGATCTACCAGAGTCAATGGTTGGGATACCAGGTAGTAACAGTATGGAAAGAGAAATTCAG agagaaagagaaaaaagtGTGCTACAGGAGATATTTTTTGACAAGGCAAGTCTTCCAGACAGTCCTCATGAACCAGACCCAGAATCCATAGAACCAACAGAACCAAAAACTATTCCACTAGAAGAT GAGAATGCTATGGATGCAGGACCTGATGAAGGTTATCATGATGGTGCTATGGAACAGcttcatcaccaccaccaacaacatcaacatcagCAGCAACAGCTAGGCCAGCCTAACCAGTCACCACAACAGCATTATGTACAACCACAAAATCAGCAACAACAGTCTCAACAAACTCCAGTACAACAACAAGATGGATCAAATATGTCATCACTTCCACCTGCATTAGCATCATTAATTGGTCAGGCTGCAACTACAGGCCAGACAACGTCACCAGCAGTCCCTCCTTCTGTATCTAAGGACCCACCTTCACCAAATACAACCGTCaagaatgtacaaaatttaCTATCATCTATAATG GGTTCAACTGCAGGGACACAGCGCATGACACAAGAACAGATGAGAGAAGAAGATGACATGACAAATAAACTGAAGGAGATACTAGAACCTTTTAAGAATCAGATCCCCTTGCAGCAAG GTCAAAATGTTCCACCAAACCAGCAACCAAATATGGGTATGCCACCTATGGATCCACAGGGTAATATGCCACCAGATGGTATGATGGGTCCACCTGGTATGCCCCCAATGGGACTACCACCAGGTGCTCCCATGCCACCTGGTGGTCCAATGCCACCTGGGATGCCACCTGGAATGCCACCAGGGATGCCAATGCCAATGCCAGGCTCAAACCAGGGTTCTGGATTATTACCAATCCCTCCAG GACCACCACCTCCCCATATGGGACCAGGATTTCCAGACCAGGGTCCCTTTCATGGAGGCCCACCAATGGGTCCCATGAGAGGTAGTCCCAGAGGAAGAGGTCCTCCAAGAGGGAGGGGTAGAGGAGACATGGGATTCAGAGGAAGAGGGATATTCAGGGGGAGGGGTCCACCCAGAGGAAGAGGTCGCGGTAGAGGTAA AGGTGACCGAGCCGTGTGCTATCACTTTATGGGATCTGGTTGTCGCTATGGCGAAGAATGTCAATTTCTTCATCCCGGAGTCAATGGTCCTCCACTACCGGAATGA
- the LOC144440547 gene encoding serine/threonine-protein phosphatase 1 regulatory subunit 10-like isoform X1, whose translation MSSNAVDPLQLLKALSPLLGVQGDIKSPQEVVRLVSLMRDAKKLVSRCTYCNILKTTKNKEALDKFVEVGGWNVLNTWLLEAKETNNACMLLEIINILKQLPMTIETLKQNNTAKLIRQISKGEFEDKIKKLASGLVTTWMSLVKTSSGTSDKPEKKKKKKKSHESSNGPKSENESEKKVEKKKTAKITGPAHTKFRSTGLELDAKLPPVKIKKKNDTDGSDKASHLKIPKRIGSDLGKAVQPPEKKSKTVLPSTATTTATTTTTTSSSSSSTSSANTHKESKIKLIPARPKPIHVIHESAGFMDALNAPAAPIRKKVKLKPGTKPSTPTSPTAPKIPGYPSNNGNNGKSSDDSNGEQRPGTPTPEEQVKEEAAKIRFYNAGQTEEQKDKENSETKEEGVSSEGLSYLALKSRKKKSVTWVDDSNLVSVFYFEMDETERVNVNNVRDFRDAAHMEMLREKETMESAKRGIKMKEEHKKEAKNTEFMHWKRILIDLPESMVGIPGSNSMEREIQREREKSVLQEIFFDKASLPDSPHEPDPESIEPTEPKTIPLEDENAMDAGPDEGYHDGAMEQLHHHHQQHQHQQQQLGQPNQSPQQHYVQPQNQQQQSQQTPVQQQDGSNMSSLPPALASLIGQAATTGQTTSPAVPPSVSKDPPSPNTTVKNVQNLLSSIMGSTAGTQRMTQEQMREEDDMTNKLKEILEPFKNQIPLQQGQNVPPNQQPNMGMPPMDPQGNMPPDGMMGPPGMPPMGLPPGAPMPPGGPMPPGMPPGMPPGMPMPMPGSNQGSGLLPIPPGPPPPHMGPGFPDQGPFHGGPPMGPMRGSPRGRGPPRGRGRGDMGFRGRGIFRGRGPPRGRGRGRGDRAVCYHFMGSGCRYGEECQFLHPGVNGPPLPE comes from the exons GTTTGTAGAAGTTGGTGGATGGAATGTTCTAAATACATGGCTACTGGAAGCCAAGGAAACCAACAATGCTTGTATGCTTCTAgaaattatcaatatattaaAACAACTCCCCATGACTATAGAGACACTCAAACAG aaCAACACAGCTAAACTCATTAGGCAAATAAGCAAAGGAGAATTTGAAGACA AAATCAAGAAACTAGCATCAGGTTTGGTGACAACATGGATGAGTCTAGTAAAGACATCAAGTGGTACTTCAG ATAAACcagagaaaaagaagaaaaagaaaaaatctCATGAATCCTCAAATGGCCCAAAATCAGAAAATGAATCGGagaaaaaagttgaaaagaaGAAAACTGCCAAAATAACAGGACCAGCACATACTAAGTTTAGGTCAACTG GTCTTGAACTAGATGCAAAACTTCCACCAGTTAAgattaaaaagaaaaatgacACTGATGGCTCAGATAAAGCATCTCATCTTAAAATTCCTAAGAGGATAGG CTCTGACCTTGGTAAAGCGGTACAACCACCAGAAAAGAAGTCTAAAACAGTTCTTCCATCAACAGCAACTaccacagcaacaacaacaacaacaacatcgtcgtcgtcatcatccaCTTCATCTGCAAATACACATAAAGAGAGTAAAATTAAACTTATACCAGCAAGGCCAAAAC CTATCCATGTCATTCATGAAAGTGCTGGTTTTATGGACGCACTTAATGCACCAGCAGCTCCAATCAGAAAGAAGGTGAAGTTGAAACCAGGCACTAAACCATCAACTCCAACATCACCAACAGCACCCAAG ATTCCAGGCTATCCATCTAACAATGGTAACAATGGCAAATCCAGTGATGACAGTAATGGAGAGCAAAGACCAGGGACACCAACACCAGAG GAGCAAGTCAAGGAAGAAGCAGCTAAAA ttcGTTTTTACAATGCTGGTCAAACTGAGGAACAAAAAGATAAAGAAAATAGTGAGACAAAGGAAGAAGGTGTATCCAGTGAAGGGTTAAGTTATCTTGCATTGAAATCCAGAAAAAAGAAGTCTGTGACATGGGTTGACGACTCTAACCTGGTCAGCGTTTTTTACTTTGAGATGGATGAAACAGAAAGAG ttaatGTGAATAATGTGAGAGATTTCCGGGATGCTGCTCACATGGAAATGTTGAGGGAGAAGGAAACCATGGAGTCAGCCAAGAGAGGAATTAAAATGAAAGAGGAGCACAAGAAGGAAGCTAAAAACACAGAATTCATGCAT TGGAAGAGGATATTAATAGATCTACCAGAGTCAATGGTTGGGATACCAGGTAGTAACAGTATGGAAAGAGAAATTCAG agagaaagagaaaaaagtGTGCTACAGGAGATATTTTTTGACAAGGCAAGTCTTCCAGACAGTCCTCATGAACCAGACCCAGAATCCATAGAACCAACAGAACCAAAAACTATTCCACTAGAAGAT GAGAATGCTATGGATGCAGGACCTGATGAAGGTTATCATGATGGTGCTATGGAACAGcttcatcaccaccaccaacaacatcaacatcagCAGCAACAGCTAGGCCAGCCTAACCAGTCACCACAACAGCATTATGTACAACCACAAAATCAGCAACAACAGTCTCAACAAACTCCAGTACAACAACAAGATGGATCAAATATGTCATCACTTCCACCTGCATTAGCATCATTAATTGGTCAGGCTGCAACTACAGGCCAGACAACGTCACCAGCAGTCCCTCCTTCTGTATCTAAGGACCCACCTTCACCAAATACAACCGTCaagaatgtacaaaatttaCTATCATCTATAATG GGTTCAACTGCAGGGACACAGCGCATGACACAAGAACAGATGAGAGAAGAAGATGACATGACAAATAAACTGAAGGAGATACTAGAACCTTTTAAGAATCAGATCCCCTTGCAGCAAG GTCAAAATGTTCCACCAAACCAGCAACCAAATATGGGTATGCCACCTATGGATCCACAGGGTAATATGCCACCAGATGGTATGATGGGTCCACCTGGTATGCCCCCAATGGGACTACCACCAGGTGCTCCCATGCCACCTGGTGGTCCAATGCCACCTGGGATGCCACCTGGAATGCCACCAGGGATGCCAATGCCAATGCCAGGCTCAAACCAGGGTTCTGGATTATTACCAATCCCTCCAG GACCACCACCTCCCCATATGGGACCAGGATTTCCAGACCAGGGTCCCTTTCATGGAGGCCCACCAATGGGTCCCATGAGAGGTAGTCCCAGAGGAAGAGGTCCTCCAAGAGGGAGGGGTAGAGGAGACATGGGATTCAGAGGAAGAGGGATATTCAGGGGGAGGGGTCCACCCAGAGGAAGAGGTCGCGGTAGAG GTGACCGAGCCGTGTGCTATCACTTTATGGGATCTGGTTGTCGCTATGGCGAAGAATGTCAATTTCTTCATCCCGGAGTCAATGGTCCTCCACTACCGGAATGA